In one window of Rhodanobacter sp. FDAARGOS 1247 DNA:
- the gcvT gene encoding glycine cleavage system aminomethyltransferase GcvT yields the protein MTEKTVLNATHRALGARMVDFGGWDMPINYGSQIEEHHAVRREAGMFDVSHMTVIDLHGARVRDFLRHLLANSVDKLKVQGKALYSCMLDERGGVIDDLIVYYLGDEFYRLVVNAGTRAKDLAWIELQAQAFEVQVKERPEFAMIAVQGPAARAKVLGLLHEVDRARIEKLGKFAAAAAQGPHGMPLFVARTGYTGEDGFEIVVPAEHAVALWEALAAAGVAPAGLGARDTLRLEAGMNLYGQDMDETVTPWEANLAWTIALDEGRDFIGRAALEQQKAAGVPRVMVGLVLDDKGVLRHGQKVLTANGEGEILSGSFAPTLNKAVAFARIPAGAPGDVRVDIRGREVPVRLVKYPFVRDGKPCEGI from the coding sequence ATGACCGAGAAGACCGTACTCAATGCCACCCATCGCGCACTCGGTGCACGCATGGTCGATTTCGGTGGCTGGGACATGCCGATCAACTACGGCTCGCAGATCGAGGAGCATCACGCGGTACGCCGCGAGGCCGGCATGTTCGACGTTTCGCACATGACCGTGATCGATCTGCACGGTGCGCGGGTCCGCGACTTCCTTCGCCACCTGCTGGCCAACAGCGTCGACAAGCTGAAGGTGCAAGGCAAGGCGCTGTATTCCTGCATGCTCGACGAGCGTGGCGGCGTGATCGACGACCTGATCGTGTATTACCTGGGCGACGAGTTCTACCGGCTGGTGGTCAACGCCGGCACCCGCGCCAAGGACCTGGCCTGGATCGAGCTTCAGGCGCAGGCGTTCGAGGTGCAGGTGAAGGAGCGTCCCGAGTTCGCGATGATCGCGGTGCAGGGTCCGGCTGCCCGCGCCAAGGTGCTGGGACTGTTGCATGAAGTGGATCGCGCGCGCATCGAGAAGCTCGGCAAGTTTGCCGCTGCCGCGGCGCAGGGGCCGCACGGCATGCCACTGTTCGTGGCGCGCACCGGTTACACCGGCGAGGACGGTTTCGAGATCGTGGTTCCCGCCGAGCATGCCGTCGCCCTGTGGGAGGCGCTGGCTGCGGCGGGTGTCGCACCGGCCGGCCTCGGCGCGCGCGACACCTTGCGCCTGGAGGCGGGCATGAACCTGTATGGCCAGGACATGGACGAGACGGTCACGCCGTGGGAGGCGAACCTGGCCTGGACCATCGCGCTGGACGAGGGACGCGACTTCATCGGTCGCGCCGCGCTGGAGCAGCAGAAGGCTGCCGGCGTGCCGCGCGTGATGGTCGGGCTGGTGCTGGATGACAAGGGCGTGCTGCGTCACGGCCAGAAGGTGCTGACCGCGAACGGCGAGGGCGAGATCCTTTCGGGCAGCTTTGCGCCCACCCTGAACAAGGCGGTGGCGTTCGCGCGCATCCCGGCTGGCGCGCCGGGTGACGTGCGCGTCGACATCCGCGGTCGCGAGGTGCCGGTGCGTCTGGTGAAATATCCCTTCGTGCGCGACGGCAAACCCTGCGAAGGGATCTAG
- the metJ gene encoding met regulon transcriptional regulator MetJ gives MATTKFIKPYVEHGEKANAVRKITVSIPLHVLRRLSDLRTHRQVNNLRHATNSDVLVEAFLHAFTGQPLPTDEELRRTMATAKKPAAKKPAAKKAAAKKPAVKKVAAKKAAAKKPVAKKPAAKKVAAKKPAAKKAAAKKPAAAKKAAVKKVAKKAAPKKAAAKKAAPAKVVKATKTAKAKAKK, from the coding sequence ATGGCAACAACCAAATTCATCAAGCCGTACGTCGAACACGGTGAAAAGGCGAATGCAGTACGCAAGATCACTGTCTCGATTCCGCTGCATGTATTGCGGCGGCTTTCTGATTTGCGCACGCATCGTCAAGTGAACAATCTTCGGCACGCTACCAACAGTGACGTGTTGGTCGAAGCGTTCCTGCACGCTTTTACTGGGCAACCACTGCCAACTGATGAGGAGCTGAGACGAACCATGGCCACTGCCAAGAAACCCGCTGCAAAGAAACCGGCCGCCAAGAAGGCCGCCGCCAAGAAGCCCGCCGTGAAGAAGGTTGCCGCCAAGAAGGCTGCCGCCAAGAAGCCGGTAGCGAAGAAGCCGGCAGCCAAGAAGGTTGCCGCCAAGAAGCCGGCCGCCAAGAAGGCTGCTGCCAAGAAGCCGGCTGCTGCCAAGAAAGCTGCCGTGAAGAAGGTTGCGAAGAAGGCTGCGCCGAAGAAGGCTGCCGCCAAGAAAGCTGCACCGGCCAAGGTGGTGAAGGCCACCAAGACCGCCAAAGCCAAAGCGAAGAAGTAA
- a CDS encoding serine hydrolase, with product MQFHKLFLLVAGALGLACAPLCAKAAPSSATPAPAPTSVGQTPQKLPAARVKQTLADYQRWLNRVAQRDAVAGLATAVVIDGKVAYEGTIGYTDATTKDPITPQTVFRLASLSKAFATAMTGLLVDDGKLGWDTKLLDVLPYFKLKDMQAAARATVGDILGQRLGLPRNTYDNMLEGDTSYEELVRKLDEVDMVCGVGQCYGYQNVAFSMIGDVVLARTGDFFYHQVDKRIFYPLGMTTASYGRAALESSKSWARPHRGSSRGWIPFDPNETYYRVAPAAGVNASIRDMEKWLIAQMGGRQDVLPTSLLDVLHAPGVSTPSELHATPWRRARLTDAHYALGWRVYEYGGETLIYHAGAVAGYRTMIGFFPKYRAGVVTLWNSTGPTPSGLMPMVLDGLLGLPHVDWAEIEGPAKAAAPTRARKPKHKPRARHRPARKH from the coding sequence ATGCAGTTTCACAAGCTCTTCCTGCTGGTCGCAGGCGCTCTCGGGCTGGCCTGTGCGCCGCTTTGCGCGAAGGCAGCGCCCTCTTCCGCCACACCGGCGCCAGCGCCCACCAGCGTGGGCCAGACGCCACAGAAGTTGCCGGCGGCACGCGTCAAGCAGACCCTTGCGGACTACCAGCGCTGGCTCAATCGCGTCGCGCAGCGCGATGCAGTAGCCGGACTCGCCACCGCGGTGGTGATCGACGGCAAGGTGGCCTACGAGGGCACGATCGGCTACACCGATGCCACCACGAAGGACCCGATCACGCCGCAGACCGTGTTCCGCCTGGCATCGCTGTCCAAGGCCTTCGCCACCGCGATGACCGGCCTGCTGGTCGACGACGGCAAGCTCGGCTGGGACACGAAACTGCTCGACGTGCTGCCGTACTTCAAGCTGAAGGACATGCAGGCTGCCGCACGGGCCACCGTCGGCGACATCCTGGGGCAGCGGCTGGGGCTGCCGCGAAACACCTACGACAACATGCTCGAAGGCGACACGTCCTACGAGGAACTGGTGCGCAAGCTGGACGAGGTCGACATGGTCTGCGGCGTCGGTCAGTGCTACGGCTACCAGAACGTCGCCTTCAGCATGATCGGCGACGTGGTGCTCGCGCGCACCGGCGACTTCTTCTATCACCAGGTCGACAAGCGCATCTTCTATCCGCTGGGCATGACCACCGCGAGCTATGGGCGCGCCGCCCTGGAATCCAGCAAGAGCTGGGCGCGCCCGCATCGTGGCAGCAGCCGTGGCTGGATTCCGTTCGATCCGAACGAGACCTACTACCGCGTGGCACCCGCCGCCGGCGTCAACGCCAGCATCCGCGACATGGAGAAATGGCTGATCGCGCAGATGGGCGGACGCCAGGACGTGTTGCCGACCTCGCTGCTCGACGTGCTGCATGCTCCGGGCGTATCCACACCCAGCGAACTGCACGCCACGCCCTGGCGTCGCGCCCGGCTCACCGATGCCCACTACGCGCTGGGCTGGCGCGTGTACGAATACGGCGGTGAAACCCTGATCTATCACGCCGGCGCCGTAGCCGGTTACCGCACCATGATCGGTTTCTTCCCGAAGTACCGTGCCGGCGTGGTCACCTTGTGGAACTCCACCGGCCCCACGCCCAGCGGACTGATGCCGATGGTGCTGGACGGCCTGCTCGGCCTGCCGCACGTCGACTGGGCCGAAATCGAAGGGCCGGCCAAGGCCGCCGCGCCGACCAGGGCCAGGAAACCGAAGCACAAGCCACGCGCGCGCCATCGGCCGGCACGCAAGCACTGA
- the gcvH gene encoding glycine cleavage system protein GcvH — MSEIPGDLKFLKSHEWARVEDDGLVRVGISDHAQGQLGDLVYVELPEVGSAVKAGAGAAVVESVKAASDIYSPVSGEVVEVNELLNDKPETINEDAFGEGWIFLVRPSDRAELDELLDANDYQDVVENEDH, encoded by the coding sequence ATGAGCGAGATTCCCGGCGATCTGAAATTTCTCAAATCCCACGAGTGGGCCCGCGTCGAAGACGACGGCCTGGTACGGGTGGGCATCTCCGATCACGCGCAGGGCCAGCTTGGCGACCTCGTCTACGTCGAGCTGCCTGAAGTCGGTTCGGCGGTGAAGGCCGGCGCCGGCGCTGCCGTGGTGGAGTCGGTGAAGGCGGCCTCGGACATCTACTCCCCGGTCTCGGGCGAGGTTGTCGAGGTCAACGAGCTGCTCAATGACAAGCCGGAAACCATCAACGAGGATGCCTTCGGTGAAGGCTGGATCTTCCTGGTGCGTCCCAGCGATCGGGCCGAGCTCGACGAGCTGCTGGATGCGAACGACTACCAGGATGTGGTCGAGAACGAAGACCACTGA
- a CDS encoding glycosyltransferase produces MVYISRRIAASLALRGVRGTLARVAQEFQARPAFDEALALLPLDEPFAPFALPVSGQPRVSVIIPIHGKLAYTLACLRSLARHGARTAFEVIVVDDASPDDSAATLARIAGLHLVRNADNLGFVGSCNAGAAAARGEFLLFLNNDTQVTPGWLDALLQCFADHPDCGIAGSKLVYPDGRLQEAGALVFADGSCWTTGRFEPRQAATFRWRREVDYVSGAALLIRREVFRQVGGFDLRYAPAYYEDVDLAFAVRRLGLHVYYEPASTVIHCEGISAGTDLDRGMKRHQRLNQLTFVDKWATELAAQPPVGTAVERAIRWRQRGLVLVVDAMTPEPARDSGSLRLCAILGLLDGQGWGTVFLPDDGRASPAEIDALGTLGCEVLCRPAVADLPHWLRRHGHELHAVILCRHTVAGQYAAAVRRHAPQARLIFDTVDLHFLREGRAAEVGGSAAMARQAEAARRSELALIEQSDVSLVVSPHEQDLLAQLLPRARVELLSNIHTVQACRRAHHERRDLVFIGGYGHPPNSDALRWIATEILPKLREFSPEITVHVLGDMPDTARRELAVPGMELHGRVAELTPWLDACLASLAPLRFGAGVKGKINMAMSHGVPVIATPVAVEGMQLVDGRDVLVASDAAGFVDAVLRLQRDEALWRQLSAGGQDNVRQHFSPEAADATLRRVLD; encoded by the coding sequence TTGGTCTATATCAGCCGCCGCATCGCCGCCAGCCTGGCGCTGCGCGGCGTGCGCGGTACGCTGGCGCGCGTCGCGCAGGAGTTCCAGGCGCGTCCCGCGTTCGACGAGGCGCTGGCGCTGTTGCCGCTGGACGAGCCGTTCGCACCCTTTGCGTTGCCCGTCAGCGGGCAGCCTCGTGTCTCGGTGATCATCCCGATCCACGGCAAGCTTGCCTATACCCTCGCCTGCCTGCGTTCGCTGGCGCGACATGGAGCCCGGACGGCTTTCGAAGTGATCGTGGTGGATGACGCGTCGCCGGACGACAGCGCCGCGACACTCGCCCGGATCGCCGGCCTGCATCTGGTGCGCAACGCGGACAACCTCGGCTTCGTCGGCAGCTGCAACGCCGGTGCGGCCGCCGCCCGCGGCGAGTTCCTGCTGTTCCTCAACAACGACACCCAGGTCACGCCGGGCTGGCTGGATGCGCTGCTGCAGTGCTTCGCCGATCATCCCGACTGCGGCATCGCGGGCAGCAAGCTGGTGTATCCGGACGGCCGCCTGCAGGAAGCCGGCGCACTGGTGTTCGCCGACGGCAGTTGCTGGACCACCGGTCGCTTCGAGCCGCGCCAGGCCGCGACGTTCCGCTGGCGTCGCGAAGTCGACTACGTCTCCGGCGCGGCCTTGCTGATCCGCCGCGAGGTCTTCCGGCAGGTTGGCGGTTTCGACCTGCGTTACGCCCCGGCCTACTACGAGGATGTCGACCTGGCCTTCGCCGTGCGCCGGCTCGGCCTGCACGTGTACTACGAGCCGGCCAGCACGGTGATCCATTGCGAAGGCATCAGCGCGGGTACCGATCTCGATCGCGGCATGAAACGCCACCAGCGCCTCAACCAGCTGACCTTCGTCGACAAATGGGCCACCGAACTGGCAGCCCAGCCACCGGTTGGCACGGCGGTGGAACGGGCGATCCGCTGGCGCCAGCGCGGCCTCGTGCTGGTGGTGGATGCGATGACGCCGGAACCGGCGCGCGACTCGGGCTCGCTGCGGCTGTGCGCGATCCTGGGCCTGCTCGACGGACAAGGCTGGGGCACCGTCTTCCTGCCCGACGACGGCCGCGCCAGTCCCGCGGAGATCGATGCGCTGGGCACGCTGGGCTGCGAGGTGCTGTGCCGGCCCGCAGTGGCCGACCTGCCGCATTGGCTGCGCCGGCACGGCCACGAGCTGCATGCGGTGATCCTGTGCCGCCACACGGTGGCAGGCCAGTACGCCGCCGCCGTCCGTCGCCACGCGCCGCAGGCCCGGCTGATCTTCGACACCGTGGACCTGCACTTCCTGCGCGAGGGCCGCGCTGCCGAAGTGGGTGGCAGCGCAGCGATGGCCCGCCAGGCGGAAGCGGCACGCCGCAGCGAGCTGGCCCTGATCGAACAGTCCGACGTCAGCCTGGTGGTCAGTCCGCACGAACAGGACTTGCTGGCGCAGCTGCTGCCCCGGGCGCGGGTGGAGCTGCTGTCGAACATCCATACCGTGCAGGCTTGCCGGCGCGCTCACCACGAGCGGCGCGACCTGGTCTTCATCGGCGGCTACGGCCACCCGCCGAACAGCGACGCGCTGCGCTGGATCGCCACGGAAATCCTGCCGAAACTGCGCGAGTTCTCACCGGAGATTACCGTGCACGTGCTCGGCGACATGCCCGACACCGCGCGGCGCGAACTGGCCGTGCCCGGCATGGAACTGCACGGGCGCGTCGCCGAGCTGACGCCATGGCTGGATGCCTGCCTGGCGTCCCTCGCACCGCTGCGCTTCGGTGCCGGCGTGAAGGGGAAGATCAACATGGCGATGAGCCATGGCGTGCCGGTGATCGCCACGCCGGTGGCGGTCGAAGGCATGCAGCTTGTCGATGGTCGCGACGTGCTGGTGGCCAGCGACGCCGCCGGTTTCGTCGACGCGGTCCTGCGGCTGCAACGCGACGAGGCGCTCTGGCGGCAACTGTCGGCCGGCGGCCAGGACAACGTGCGCCAGCACTTCTCGCCCGAGGCCGCCGACGCCACCCTGCGCCGGGTGCTGGATTGA
- a CDS encoding phytanoyl-CoA dioxygenase family protein, whose product MTDALAQLTGQGYAVIRNAVSVAACERALAGIDAFKRVHRAAIRDNANEHGQLYRVVNMHLAIDALADVFAENSALATCDRFFGEPATLYTSLYYERGSEQALHRDTPYFCTRPADRYLGMWLALDDVDADNGPLRVVPRSHLLPAIDVAALARELFPDPASIPPISDLGWNAYQAAVQRQCDERGMLAQEIHVKRGDMIIWHPSMFHGGSPHQVRQRSRRSLVMHVTPQGVPVHHIDVFFDPDKPVAAKADWRYYRHGQRRIARFREIDFGHTHKLAVRRWRWPWP is encoded by the coding sequence ATGACTGACGCCCTGGCCCAGCTCACCGGACAAGGCTATGCGGTGATCCGCAACGCCGTGTCCGTGGCCGCGTGCGAGCGCGCGCTGGCCGGCATCGATGCGTTCAAGCGGGTGCACCGTGCGGCGATCCGCGACAATGCCAACGAACACGGCCAGCTCTACCGGGTGGTGAACATGCATCTGGCGATCGATGCACTGGCCGACGTGTTTGCGGAAAACTCCGCGTTGGCCACCTGCGATCGCTTTTTCGGGGAACCAGCCACGCTCTACACCAGCCTGTATTACGAACGTGGCTCCGAGCAGGCGCTGCATCGCGACACGCCGTACTTCTGCACGCGCCCGGCCGACCGCTACCTGGGGATGTGGCTGGCGCTGGATGACGTCGATGCGGACAACGGGCCGCTGCGGGTGGTACCGCGCAGTCATTTGTTGCCGGCGATCGACGTGGCCGCACTGGCGCGGGAACTGTTTCCCGACCCCGCCTCGATCCCGCCGATCTCCGATCTCGGCTGGAACGCTTACCAGGCCGCCGTGCAGCGGCAGTGCGACGAGCGCGGCATGCTTGCGCAAGAGATCCACGTGAAGCGTGGCGACATGATCATCTGGCACCCGTCGATGTTCCACGGCGGTTCGCCTCATCAGGTCAGGCAGCGCTCACGGCGCAGCCTGGTCATGCACGTCACGCCGCAAGGCGTACCGGTGCATCACATCGATGTGTTCTTCGATCCCGACAAGCCGGTTGCGGCAAAGGCGGACTGGCGCTACTACCGACACGGCCAGCGCCGGATCGCACGCTTCCGCGAGATCGATTTCGGCCATACCCACAAGCTGGCGGTTCGCCGGTGGCGCTGGCCGTGGCCATGA
- a CDS encoding energy transducer TonB produces MDTRYILDTRRHARGAIRPTMIAIIAIVVLLAVGAWFLIIKPHQDLVMADSGGHPSTPVSTATRAAPPPANVAAMDLNQLLAEARTAMNEQRYLAPAGNNAFEFYLRVLEKEPGNKVASDALRETFPFAANSAEQAINSRDFNEAQRQIDLLAKADPANFTLTILRSKLDAQRKTLDKQQQLALDQEKAAQLAAQKAAADKAAADQLAEQQKALAAEQQKAQQARTAQQASQPTSTTANAADSTGAAAAGADQSGASGANTAAVLVKAAPARYPTAAMRTRQQGWVVVTFTVDPDGKTSDVKVLESQPRHVFDRAAIDAVERYRFTPAMKNGEAVSSIKQQRIEFKL; encoded by the coding sequence ATGGATACCCGATACATACTAGATACGCGCCGGCATGCGCGCGGGGCCATTCGCCCCACCATGATTGCCATCATCGCCATCGTTGTCCTGCTTGCCGTAGGCGCGTGGTTCCTCATCATCAAGCCGCACCAGGACCTGGTGATGGCCGACTCGGGTGGCCATCCGTCCACGCCGGTTTCCACCGCAACGCGGGCGGCGCCGCCACCGGCCAACGTGGCGGCGATGGATTTGAACCAGCTGCTCGCCGAGGCTCGCACGGCCATGAACGAGCAGCGCTATCTGGCGCCGGCCGGCAACAATGCCTTCGAGTTCTACCTGCGCGTGCTGGAGAAGGAGCCGGGCAACAAGGTGGCTTCGGATGCCTTGCGCGAGACGTTCCCGTTCGCTGCCAATTCGGCGGAGCAGGCGATCAACTCGCGTGACTTCAATGAAGCCCAGCGCCAGATCGATCTGCTGGCCAAGGCGGATCCGGCGAACTTCACGCTGACCATCCTGCGTTCGAAGCTGGATGCCCAGCGCAAGACCCTGGACAAGCAGCAGCAGTTGGCCCTCGACCAGGAGAAGGCGGCGCAGCTCGCTGCGCAGAAGGCGGCGGCGGACAAGGCCGCTGCCGATCAGCTGGCCGAACAGCAGAAGGCGCTGGCCGCCGAACAGCAGAAGGCGCAGCAGGCACGCACGGCGCAACAGGCCAGTCAGCCGACCTCGACGACGGCCAACGCCGCCGACTCGACCGGCGCTGCGGCAGCAGGTGCGGACCAGTCCGGCGCGAGCGGGGCCAACACCGCCGCCGTGCTGGTGAAGGCCGCTCCGGCACGCTATCCCACCGCGGCCATGCGCACACGCCAGCAGGGTTGGGTCGTGGTCACGTTCACCGTCGACCCCGACGGCAAGACCAGTGACGTGAAGGTGCTCGAGTCGCAGCCGCGCCATGTGTTCGACCGTGCGGCCATCGATGCCGTGGAGCGCTACCGCTTCACGCCGGCGATGAAGAATGGTGAGGCGGTGTCCAGCATCAAGCAGCAGCGGATCGAGTTCAAGCTCTGA
- a CDS encoding electron transfer flavoprotein-ubiquinone oxidoreductase produces the protein MSERETMEYDVVVVGAGPAGLSFAIRLKQLKPDVNVCVIEKASTIGAQILSGAVIEPQPLDALLPGWRDSPPPICVPAGDDEFWLLGKDGGRKLPVPPGMRNHGNFIVSLGAMCAWLAPQAEALGVDVFPGFAAADNIYNEDGSVAGVRIGDMGVAKDGTHKPGYTEGIDIRAKVTVLAEGARGSLTKQLIKRFKLDADSDPQGYSIGIKELWQLPAGRVTPGKIVHSFGWPADTHTYGGSFMYHLDKDRIALGYISGLDYSDPEYKPWEAFQQWKNHPMVKPVLEDGTILSAGARAIVTGGWQSLPKCEMPGAILIGDTAGLLNVPKVKGTHQALKSGMLAAEHLAANGLDAAGFDAKLRGSDVMAELKKVRNIKPAFKKGLWFGLLNAAWETVTVGLSPWTLKNKADWSSLHKLGAQEEPKRDYVQRTLAPRDRLAGVYFAATEHDEDQPIHLHVADTDICATKCVEEYDNPCTRFCPANVYEMVADESQPHGKRLQVNAANCVHCKTCDIKDPYEIITWVTPEGGSGPNYQNL, from the coding sequence ATGAGCGAACGCGAAACCATGGAATACGACGTCGTCGTCGTCGGCGCCGGCCCGGCGGGACTGTCATTCGCGATACGACTCAAGCAACTGAAGCCCGACGTGAACGTCTGCGTGATCGAGAAAGCCTCGACCATCGGCGCGCAGATCCTCTCCGGCGCGGTGATCGAGCCGCAGCCGCTGGACGCCCTGCTGCCCGGTTGGCGCGACAGTCCGCCGCCGATCTGCGTGCCCGCGGGCGACGATGAATTCTGGCTGCTCGGCAAGGACGGCGGCCGCAAGCTGCCGGTACCGCCGGGCATGCGCAACCACGGCAACTTCATCGTGTCGCTGGGCGCGATGTGCGCATGGCTGGCGCCCCAGGCCGAGGCGCTGGGCGTGGACGTGTTCCCCGGTTTCGCCGCTGCCGACAACATCTACAACGAAGACGGCTCGGTCGCCGGCGTGCGCATCGGCGACATGGGCGTGGCGAAGGACGGCACGCACAAGCCCGGTTACACCGAAGGCATCGACATCAGGGCGAAAGTCACCGTACTGGCCGAGGGTGCCCGCGGCAGCCTCACCAAGCAGTTGATCAAGCGCTTCAAGCTCGACGCCGACAGCGATCCGCAAGGCTATTCCATCGGCATCAAGGAGCTGTGGCAGCTGCCCGCCGGCCGCGTCACGCCGGGCAAGATCGTGCACAGCTTCGGCTGGCCCGCCGACACGCATACCTATGGCGGCAGCTTCATGTACCACCTGGACAAGGATCGCATCGCGCTCGGCTACATCAGCGGGCTCGACTACAGCGACCCGGAATACAAGCCGTGGGAGGCCTTCCAGCAGTGGAAGAACCACCCGATGGTGAAGCCGGTGCTGGAGGACGGCACGATCCTGTCGGCCGGCGCGCGCGCCATCGTCACCGGCGGCTGGCAGTCGCTGCCGAAGTGCGAGATGCCCGGCGCGATCCTGATCGGCGACACCGCCGGCCTGCTCAACGTGCCCAAGGTGAAAGGCACCCACCAGGCACTGAAGAGCGGCATGCTGGCCGCCGAGCATCTCGCCGCGAACGGCCTGGACGCCGCCGGCTTCGACGCGAAGCTGCGCGGCTCGGACGTGATGGCCGAACTGAAGAAGGTGCGCAACATCAAGCCCGCGTTCAAGAAGGGCCTGTGGTTCGGACTGCTCAATGCGGCGTGGGAAACCGTCACCGTCGGCCTGTCGCCGTGGACGCTGAAGAACAAGGCCGACTGGTCCTCGCTGCACAAGCTCGGTGCCCAGGAAGAACCGAAGCGCGACTACGTGCAGCGCACGCTTGCCCCGCGCGACCGCCTGGCCGGCGTCTACTTCGCCGCCACCGAGCACGACGAAGACCAGCCGATCCACCTGCACGTGGCCGACACCGACATCTGCGCCACGAAGTGCGTCGAGGAATACGACAATCCCTGCACCCGCTTCTGTCCCGCCAACGTCTACGAGATGGTGGCCGACGAAAGCCAGCCGCACGGCAAGCGCCTGCAGGTCAACGCGGCCAACTGCGTGCACTGCAAGACCTGCGACATCAAGGACCCGTACGAGATCATCACCTGGGTCACGCCGGAAGGCGGTTCGGGCCCGAACTACCAGAACCTCTGA
- a CDS encoding amidase, translated as MNSMPPIADLDLRRASLCQLLHWLATGRVQPRVLADVYQQAIERLDPELHAYVDHRSGLLQDQADLADRRRRDGVIGRLDGIPLAVKDNFDIAGWPTRVGLPGRGKPVQEDAHVVARLRASGALLVGKTNMDEGALGATTDNPHFGATHNPHRHGYTAGGSSGGAAAAVAAGLAVAAVGSDSLGSIRIPASYCGLYALKPTHGEISARGLVPAARRLDAVGLLARSADDLTVLLQVLAGYDADDARSRRRRVAFALPDWEPGNLRAGLLPDLAGVGVQPEVIEVFESALAKLPHALGDRRTVDFADWDFARTRRAGLLLMEAEMLGTFAADLANTERPVSERFRQMLGYAGRKSAADYAAADRVLDAATLKMRRLFSRVDVLVMPTTPQGAFPLDGPVPDSQADLTSFASLAGCPAVSLPMGTLPNGMPVGLQLVGARGSDLRLLELAAVCAATLDADPTYPVLA; from the coding sequence ATGAATTCGATGCCGCCGATCGCCGATCTCGACTTGCGTCGTGCCTCGCTTTGCCAGTTGCTGCACTGGCTGGCCACCGGCCGCGTGCAGCCGCGCGTGCTGGCCGATGTCTACCAGCAGGCGATCGAACGGCTGGACCCCGAACTGCATGCTTATGTCGACCATCGTTCGGGCCTGCTGCAGGATCAGGCGGACTTGGCGGACCGGCGTCGTCGCGACGGCGTGATCGGACGGCTGGACGGCATTCCGCTGGCGGTGAAGGACAACTTCGACATCGCCGGCTGGCCTACGCGGGTCGGCCTCCCCGGTCGCGGCAAGCCGGTGCAGGAGGATGCCCACGTGGTGGCGCGGCTGCGTGCTTCCGGCGCGCTGCTGGTGGGCAAGACCAACATGGACGAAGGCGCGCTGGGCGCCACCACCGACAATCCGCACTTCGGCGCCACCCACAATCCGCACCGGCACGGCTACACCGCCGGCGGCTCTTCCGGCGGCGCGGCGGCAGCCGTCGCCGCAGGCCTGGCGGTGGCTGCGGTGGGTTCGGACAGTCTCGGCTCGATCCGCATCCCGGCGAGCTACTGCGGCCTGTATGCATTGAAGCCGACGCACGGCGAAATTTCCGCCCGTGGCCTGGTGCCGGCGGCGCGGCGACTGGATGCCGTCGGCCTGCTGGCGCGCAGCGCCGACGACCTGACCGTCCTGCTGCAGGTGCTGGCCGGCTACGACGCCGACGATGCGCGCTCGCGCCGTCGGCGTGTCGCGTTCGCCCTGCCGGACTGGGAGCCGGGCAACCTGCGCGCCGGCCTGCTGCCGGATCTCGCTGGCGTGGGCGTGCAGCCGGAGGTGATCGAGGTGTTCGAGTCGGCGCTGGCGAAACTCCCGCATGCGCTGGGCGATCGGCGCACGGTGGATTTCGCCGACTGGGATTTCGCCCGCACGCGCCGCGCCGGCCTGCTGCTGATGGAGGCGGAGATGCTCGGCACCTTCGCCGCCGACCTGGCCAACACCGAGCGCCCGGTATCGGAGCGCTTCCGTCAGATGCTCGGCTACGCCGGCCGCAAGAGCGCGGCGGATTATGCGGCGGCCGACCGCGTGCTGGATGCGGCCACGCTGAAAATGCGCCGGCTGTTTTCCCGGGTCGACGTGCTGGTCATGCCGACCACGCCCCAGGGTGCGTTCCCGCTGGATGGCCCGGTGCCCGATTCGCAGGCCGACCTCACCAGCTTCGCCAGCCTGGCCGGTTGCCCCGCGGTGAGCCTGCCGATGGGAACGTTGCCCAACGGCATGCCGGTGGGACTGCAGCTGGTCGGTGCGCGCGGTTCGGATCTGCGCCTGCTGGAACTGGCGGCAGTATGCGCGGCGACGCTGGATGCCGACCCGACCTATCCGGTGCTTGCCTGA